In Verrucomicrobiia bacterium, a single window of DNA contains:
- the nadE gene encoding NAD(+) synthase, with the protein MNVEERLAPSGETALQLIRTAAVVMNVKIGAFESNLAGIMRWAKASAEQKVSLAVYPEGIIPGYPSEDYIYYPDHLSLQRQALRKFVAFTATLPFKTVFVVGMTEVYRGMAYNVQVWVCNGIILGMIPKTELARDFSFTDGRNFNPGYPGMCVELEGYEDLGYPVYMGDLVFNLPFGRASGITCEDYWRSGGAMERRAIAGDALVMAVSNASDWRLGTYQSRIEQLNTRSSDYATTVVAAYQVGAHAGRVYDGGALFHQLGRHFPVNEPLGGRFREGLFVQDFDLTRVETRRRTNVTFRDQWTEAHRSQTLVRPVEIDCRQCGAPTANQPEYTYPLPWKGKNKSFFLPDFDTVVDREKEYFDEVKEGLLLAFTDFVEKNGFKRIVILESGGRDSFLVTVLASLYAERHFTAERYPDKRKRRAAIKDFAHCFSMPTKNNSDETKSIARDICAQVGFSFKEVPIQKLFNEAVKCLEKMVKGKGLNRMDLQNIQPRLRAALGRSVCATLMAALIGTGNATERGRVFYTKGGDQQADINMLGGVPKDVVNAWLAYMARQWGWPVFADLLETEASAELEPGQKDDDEMGPVPLNDLFLALLLGERLALRDMLRVIRQNFTDEELLALDPRATWEMVEKWATQYVRSCITGPHKHNQDPPSPATSHVHIDPKRYNRFPETASPEGFLFMA; encoded by the coding sequence GTGAATGTAGAAGAAAGATTGGCCCCCTCTGGGGAGACGGCGTTACAGCTCATTCGCACAGCTGCCGTTGTTATGAACGTTAAGATTGGCGCTTTCGAGTCGAACTTGGCGGGCATTATGCGTTGGGCTAAGGCGTCTGCGGAGCAGAAAGTTTCCCTGGCTGTGTATCCCGAAGGAATCATTCCTGGGTACCCGTCAGAGGATTACATCTACTACCCTGACCACCTAAGCCTTCAACGCCAGGCGCTCCGCAAGTTCGTTGCCTTTACGGCGACGCTTCCGTTCAAAACGGTGTTTGTGGTGGGTATGACCGAAGTGTACCGAGGCATGGCGTATAACGTCCAAGTCTGGGTGTGCAACGGCATTATCCTGGGAATGATTCCTAAAACAGAGTTGGCACGCGATTTTTCCTTTACGGACGGTCGCAATTTCAATCCTGGATACCCTGGTATGTGCGTTGAGCTGGAAGGCTATGAAGACCTGGGGTACCCCGTGTATATGGGAGACCTGGTCTTTAACCTGCCGTTCGGCCGCGCCAGTGGAATTACCTGTGAAGATTATTGGCGTTCAGGTGGTGCTATGGAGCGCCGCGCGATCGCTGGCGATGCCCTGGTAATGGCGGTTAGTAATGCATCTGACTGGCGCCTCGGCACCTATCAGAGTCGCATTGAGCAGCTCAATACCCGCAGTTCGGACTATGCCACTACAGTAGTTGCCGCCTATCAGGTTGGCGCTCATGCTGGCAGGGTCTACGATGGCGGGGCATTGTTCCATCAACTGGGCCGTCACTTCCCTGTGAATGAGCCGCTGGGTGGAAGGTTCCGAGAAGGGCTATTTGTCCAAGACTTTGACTTGACGCGAGTTGAGACGAGGCGCAGGACCAATGTAACCTTCCGAGACCAGTGGACTGAAGCACATCGTTCACAGACACTGGTACGACCGGTGGAAATCGATTGTCGTCAGTGTGGTGCGCCAACGGCAAACCAGCCTGAGTACACGTACCCACTGCCGTGGAAGGGGAAGAACAAGTCATTTTTCTTACCCGACTTTGACACTGTGGTTGACCGCGAGAAGGAGTATTTCGATGAAGTTAAGGAAGGCCTCCTCTTGGCGTTCACCGACTTTGTTGAGAAAAACGGCTTCAAGCGAATTGTTATCTTGGAGTCGGGGGGAAGAGATTCCTTCTTAGTGACTGTGCTGGCCTCGCTCTATGCGGAGCGGCATTTCACCGCAGAGCGATATCCTGACAAGAGAAAGCGTAGGGCAGCCATAAAGGACTTCGCCCATTGCTTCTCCATGCCGACCAAGAACAACTCCGATGAAACCAAGTCCATCGCACGAGACATTTGTGCGCAGGTCGGGTTTTCATTCAAGGAAGTTCCTATTCAGAAGCTATTTAACGAGGCGGTGAAATGCCTTGAAAAAATGGTGAAAGGGAAGGGGCTCAACCGTATGGATCTCCAGAATATCCAACCACGCTTGCGTGCGGCACTTGGTCGTTCGGTATGTGCCACGCTTATGGCGGCACTCATCGGCACAGGTAATGCCACAGAACGGGGGAGGGTTTTCTACACCAAGGGTGGTGATCAACAAGCTGATATCAACATGCTTGGTGGCGTGCCTAAGGATGTGGTTAACGCTTGGCTTGCCTACATGGCACGCCAATGGGGATGGCCTGTATTTGCCGACCTGCTGGAAACTGAGGCGTCAGCCGAACTAGAACCAGGTCAGAAGGACGATGACGAGATGGGCCCCGTGCCCCTTAACGATCTCTTCCTGGCTCTCCTCCTAGGTGAGCGTCTTGCGTTGCGAGACATGCTGCGTGTCATCCGGCAAAACTTCACTGATGAAGAGTTGTTGGCACTTGACCCGCGCGCTACCTGGGAGATGGTGGAGAAGTGGGCAACCCAGTATGTGCGAAGCTGCATTACTGGCCCTCACAAGCACAACCAGGATCCGCCTTCACCGGCGACGAGCCATGTGCACATTGACCCCAAGCGGTACAACCGGTTTCCGGAAACCGCTTCGCCAGAGGGATTCCTCTTCATGGCGTAG